The window CCCGAGGGATTGCCATTACTCGGATGGTAATTTTTATGCGAGGAGAAGGCTTGAGATGCTAAAAAGGCTCCTTCCATTTATTGGCATTGATGAGAGGAGGTTTCATTATACATGGATTTCTGCCTCTGAGGGGGAGAGGTGGCAGCAGGTCGTTACAGATTTTACAAAACAAATTCATAAACTGGGCCCGCTGCACACAAAGACGGAGGTAAGGGTTGAGTCTTGAGAAACTGAAGGAAACTGTAGCGAAGGTATTCCACGAGGTAGATGTTGTGATAGGTTATAAGCAGGGGTTTGACCCGTTACATGCAACACCATGCTTCATAACCATGCCCGAGCAGGTTGACCAGCTCATCTGGAATCCTCTCTGCGTGCAGAATCTGACGAGTTATCTCCCTTTTTTGAAGAAAAAGGTTGGCATTGTTGTAAAGGGATGTGACAGCCGGACCATCATTCAATATATGCAGGAAGGTTTGATTAAGCGGGATAATATCGTGATCGTCGGATTACCGTGTACCGGGATAATAAGTGTGAAAAAGGTACTCCATGAAATCGATAACCAGCCGGTTGAGAGTATTACATTCAGAGATGGGGGTAATGTTGTAGTGAAGACTATAAAGGGGCAAAAAACACTATCCCTCTCAGATGTCTGTCCTGATAAGTGCAGTACATGCCAGTATCCAACGCCCCTTATATATGACCATCTGATTGGAGAGCCTATTAAATCGGACAAACCTCCGGAAAGCGTATACGAAGATATCAGGAAATTTGAAAAGAAATCACTGGAAGAAAGGCTTGAGTACTGGGAGAAGGAATTCGACCGCTGTATCCGCTGTTATGCCTGTCGAAATGCCTGTCCCATGTGTATTTGCCAGGATAGCTGCATTGCCGAGACCCGTGACCCTCACTGGATGAGCCAGAAGCTGACACTTCCCGAGAAATTCATGTTTCACATGATCCATGCTGTCCATCTTGCCGGGAGATGTGTTGAATGCGGAGAATGCGAAAGGGTCTGCCCCATGGGGATTCCTGTGAATAAACTGAAAAAGAAGATTAACCTTGAAATGAAGGAACTCTTCGGTTATGAACCAGGGGTAAACTTAGAAGATAAACCACCGATGTACACATTCAACGTGGAGGAGAGGAAGATAGAGGAGTATAAACTATAATGGCACAGGTAGGATACCTTCCAAAGGGAAAGGAAAAGGATTTTTTTGAGACCCTAAGTAAAAATAGACTCGTGTATGTACCCTGTCTTGAGGGTGATACGGTGATTTTTCGGCCCTTCAGTCCGGAGAGAATCTTGTGCCTTGA is drawn from Pseudomonadota bacterium and contains these coding sequences:
- a CDS encoding hydrogenase iron-sulfur subunit, giving the protein MSVIAAKELRIIGFLCNWCSYGGADTAGISRFKQPTDLRIIRVPCSGRVDPLFIVKALLNGADGVLVSGCHPRDCHYSDGNFYARRRLEMLKRLLPFIGIDERRFHYTWISASEGERWQQVVTDFTKQIHKLGPLHTKTEVRVES
- a CDS encoding 4Fe-4S dicluster domain-containing protein — its product is MSLEKLKETVAKVFHEVDVVIGYKQGFDPLHATPCFITMPEQVDQLIWNPLCVQNLTSYLPFLKKKVGIVVKGCDSRTIIQYMQEGLIKRDNIVIVGLPCTGIISVKKVLHEIDNQPVESITFRDGGNVVVKTIKGQKTLSLSDVCPDKCSTCQYPTPLIYDHLIGEPIKSDKPPESVYEDIRKFEKKSLEERLEYWEKEFDRCIRCYACRNACPMCICQDSCIAETRDPHWMSQKLTLPEKFMFHMIHAVHLAGRCVECGECERVCPMGIPVNKLKKKINLEMKELFGYEPGVNLEDKPPMYTFNVEERKIEEYKL